The following proteins come from a genomic window of Candidatus Francisella endociliophora:
- the pgsA gene encoding CDP-diacylglycerol--glycerol-3-phosphate 3-phosphatidyltransferase yields MFFNIPNILTFGRLALIPFIVICYYFNFPHHHGITATLFLLGAATDWLDGYLARKWEQTSKLGAFLDPVADKLIVATALCLFIEMYPYWWATIPAIIMICREILVSALREWMAELGQRSVVKVGMWGKVKTVAQMAALFIFLIKPAIDFRHSLDYTSFNTWFILLGFLMLYIAVVLTVYSMLNYLYSAFKSVFGSSIK; encoded by the coding sequence ATGTTTTTTAATATCCCAAATATTCTTACTTTCGGTAGATTGGCTTTAATTCCATTTATCGTTATATGCTATTATTTTAACTTTCCTCATCATCATGGCATAACTGCGACTTTATTTTTGCTTGGTGCTGCGACTGATTGGTTAGATGGGTATTTAGCGCGTAAATGGGAGCAGACTAGTAAATTGGGAGCGTTTTTGGATCCTGTTGCTGATAAGCTTATTGTGGCTACCGCTCTTTGTTTATTTATAGAAATGTATCCTTATTGGTGGGCAACTATTCCAGCTATTATCATGATCTGTAGAGAGATTTTGGTTTCAGCATTGCGTGAATGGATGGCAGAGCTTGGTCAGAGAAGTGTTGTCAAGGTTGGTATGTGGGGTAAGGTTAAGACTGTTGCACAAATGGCTGCTTTATTTATCTTTTTGATTAAACCTGCTATAGATTTTAGACATTCGCTTGATTATACAAGTTTTAATACTTGGTTTATTTTGCTTGGATTTTTAATGCTTTATATAGCGGTTGTTCTAACAGTTTATTCTATGCTTAATTATCTATATAGTGCATTTAAATCAGTTTTTGGTTCTTCAATTAAATAG
- the rpsL gene encoding 30S ribosomal protein S12, with protein sequence MATINQLVNNPRKRSVVKSKVPALKACPQRRGVCTRVYTTTPKKPNSALRKVARVRLTSGFEVTSYIGGEGHNLQEHSVVLIRGGRVKDLPGVRYHIVRGALDTSGVNNRKHGRSKYGTKRPKS encoded by the coding sequence ATGGCAACTATAAATCAGTTGGTGAACAACCCTCGCAAGAGATCGGTTGTTAAGTCTAAGGTTCCTGCGTTGAAGGCTTGCCCTCAAAGAAGAGGGGTTTGTACGAGAGTTTATACTACAACTCCTAAGAAGCCTAACTCAGCACTTAGAAAAGTAGCTCGTGTAAGATTAACGAGTGGATTTGAGGTAACTAGCTACATTGGTGGTGAAGGTCATAACCTACAAGAGCACAGTGTTGTGCTTATCAGAGGTGGTAGGGTTAAAGATTTACCAGGTGTGCGTTATCACATCGTTAGGGGTGCTTTAGATACTTCAGGTGTTAATAATCGTAAGCACGGTCGTTCTAAGTATGGTACGAAGCGTCCTAAGTCTTAG
- the rpsG gene encoding 30S ribosomal protein S7, protein MSRRNRAPKRDILPDPKYKSQVVAKFVNHIMLDGKKSVAEKIVYGAFDKIKAKDASANEVEVFENALESVSPMVEVKSRRVGGATYQVPVEVRPERRQTLGMRWIIDAARKRKENTMGDRVAAEILEAVEGRGAAVKKREDTHKMAEANKAFAHFRW, encoded by the coding sequence ATGTCTAGAAGAAATAGAGCTCCTAAAAGAGATATTCTACCTGATCCTAAGTATAAGAGTCAGGTTGTTGCTAAGTTTGTTAACCATATTATGCTAGATGGTAAAAAATCAGTAGCTGAAAAAATTGTATATGGTGCGTTTGATAAAATTAAAGCAAAAGATGCTTCTGCTAATGAAGTTGAAGTTTTTGAAAATGCTTTAGAAAGTGTTAGCCCTATGGTAGAGGTTAAGTCTCGTCGTGTTGGTGGTGCTACATATCAAGTTCCTGTAGAAGTTAGACCTGAGCGTCGTCAAACTTTAGGTATGAGATGGATTATAGATGCTGCTCGTAAGAGAAAAGAGAATACTATGGGTGACAGGGTTGCTGCTGAGATTCTTGAAGCTGTAGAAGGTAGAGGTGCTGCTGTTAAGAAGAGAGAAGATACTCATAAAATGGCAGAAGCTAACAAAGCATTTGCTCACTTCAGATGGTAA
- the dut gene encoding dUTP diphosphatase — protein MNIELKVLNKEIIKEIPEYGTQGSAAVDLRACISEKEFLKPGECKLIGAGVAINIANPNYAAMILPRSGLGHKKGLVLGNGTGLIDSDYQGELMVSCFNRSQEVVEIEPLMRFAQLVIVPIVQANFTVVEDFSQQTVRADGGFGHTGV, from the coding sequence ATGAATATAGAGCTAAAGGTTTTAAATAAGGAGATTATTAAGGAAATTCCTGAATACGGTACTCAAGGCTCTGCAGCGGTAGATCTAAGAGCGTGTATTTCTGAAAAAGAGTTTCTAAAGCCAGGGGAGTGTAAGCTTATTGGTGCGGGTGTTGCTATAAATATCGCAAATCCTAACTATGCGGCGATGATTCTTCCAAGGTCTGGTCTTGGACACAAAAAAGGTTTGGTGCTTGGTAATGGTACTGGTCTTATTGATTCTGATTATCAAGGTGAGTTGATGGTTTCATGTTTTAACCGATCGCAAGAGGTTGTTGAGATAGAGCCGTTGATGAGGTTTGCTCAACTTGTCATAGTTCCAATCGTTCAGGCAAATTTTACAGTTGTAGAAGATTTTTCACAACAAACTGTCAGAGCTGACGGAGGCTTTGGTCATACAGGAGTGTAG